In one window of Astyanax mexicanus isolate ESR-SI-001 chromosome 18, AstMex3_surface, whole genome shotgun sequence DNA:
- the sst1.2 gene encoding somatostatin 1.2: MKVCVLQCGLVLLGLALVLCSSGASSQPDLDLDVDLRHRRLLQRARALGIAAQEWKKREMEDLLSQLTLPESEFQESEISTLGSKQDVRVEMDRSAENPNSLPPRERKAGCKNFYWKGFTSC; encoded by the exons ATGAAGGTGTGTGTGCTGCAGTGTGGCCTGGTCCTGCTGGGCTTAGCTCTGGTTCTGTGCAGCAGCGGCGCCTCCTCTCAGCCGGATCTGGACCTGGATGTGGACCTGAGACACCGCAGACTTCTGCAAAGAGCTCGCGCCCTGGGCATTGCTGCACAG GAATGGAAGAAGAGGGAGATGGAGGACCTGCTATCCCAGCTCACCCTGCCCGAGTCTGAGTTCCAGGAAAGTGAGATTTCTACACTGGGGTCTAAACAGGATGTCCGAGTGGAAATGGACCGTTCAGCCGAGAATCCCAACAGCCTGCCCCCTCGAGAGAGAAAGGCAGGGTGCAAAAACTTCTACTGGAAAGGATTCACTTCCTGCTGA